In Solenopsis invicta isolate M01_SB chromosome 1, UNIL_Sinv_3.0, whole genome shotgun sequence, one genomic interval encodes:
- the LOC105201539 gene encoding 1-acyl-sn-glycerol-3-phosphate acyltransferase alpha has product MFKTVLCGIYSTSGITLLFLFVMLCALSESVRYRAKFTFFIVGSLLAAGLWIPFMLFRIGSWKNALMPARGAILIAKIIGMNFRFRGKENIVKDSGSIVLINHQSSLDLCVLAELWLAMDNCTVISKKEILYLGPFGLASWLWGTLFIDRKKGEESCRIINATTESIRVAKRRLLLFPEGHRHSGNSLLPFKKGAFHVAIESQMPIQPVVVSKYYFLDGKLKRFHSGSSYITVLPAIPTAGLTKNDLPKLMEQTYKVMNKTFVESTTECLEEQIRSLKCE; this is encoded by the exons ATGTTCAAGAC AGTATTATGTGGCATATATTCGACAAGCGGTATCACGCTGTTATTTCTCTTTGTGATGCTATGTGCCTTGAGTGAAAGCGTGAGATATCGGGCAAAATTCACCTTCTTCATAGTAGGGAGCTTGTTAGCCGCGGGATTATGGATACCGTTTATGCTATTTCGAATCGGCAGCTGGAAAAATGCGCT AATGCCGGCCAGAGGTGCGATATTAATAGCGAAAATCATCGGGATGAATTTCCGTTTTCGCGGCAAAGAGAACATCGTCAAAGATTCGGGCTCTATTGTGCTCATCAATCATCAGAGTTCATTAGATCTTTGCG TTTTAGCTGAACTATGGTTAGCGATGGATAACTGCACCGTTATTTCGAAGAAGGAGATTTTGTATCTAGGACCATTCGGTCTCGCTTCATGGCTTTGGGGAACGCTGTTCATCGATAGAAAAAAAGGCGAAGAATCATGCCGGATTATTAATGCTACTACGGAATCGATTCGTGTGGCGAAG CGGAGACTTCTTCTATTTCCCGAAGGACATCGACATTCGGGTAATTCATTGCTTCCCTTCAAGAAAGGCGCTTTCCATGTCGCAATTGAGTCTCAAATGCCGATTCAACCCGTTGTCGTGTCAAAGTATTACTTCTTGGACGGCAAATTAAAAAGATTCCATTCAG gAAGTAGTTATATTACTGTTTTACCAGCTATTCCTACCGCGGGTTTGACCAAAAACGATCTTCCAAAGCTCATGGAGCAGACGTACAAAGTTATGAATAAAACCTTCGTGGAATCCACGACGGAGTGTCTCGAGGAGCAGATACGAAGTTTGAAATGCGAGTGA